In Rubripirellula tenax, the following are encoded in one genomic region:
- a CDS encoding SPFH domain-containing protein: MSLKRHKSLAGMLFSFVWVLGLLYIGFLWFMCRVYVPDGHSLLLRYKGPLVFHTAGEPEPGRLAREGEIGVLEEMRGPGRHFYNPIYWERTIVPDQIVYPGQIAVVTSKVGTPLPPGEFLVDGDLDGDNRANQKGILRKVFGPGRYRANPYAFEFKIVGREVINVGNQEKTSGWVEIPTGYVGVVTMQTDNTALGVKAGIQDKVMQPGLYPVNPKEQQIDVINVGYRETSIQVAEQTDKTGKPMYDEQGEPLAVAGTGINFPSNDGFDIQLDFSTIWGVMPDHAAEIVRTFGNIDAVQEKVIEPQSESICRNNGSKMGAVELLIGESREEFQTSVSDEFKSVLASKNISLLYGLVRHIYIPKEVREPIQKGYVADELRLTRDEETKTARIEAKLREAESKVLLEAERTRVDTDRMRAGVAAEGEKKAKEIEASTTQLIAAIDRETAELDAQKTVMLGRAESSSKQIAAEATADKFRLAVEAFGSPAAFNKWEFAEQLPSDLELKLFYAGEGTLWTDLNNIQPTLPLKK, translated from the coding sequence ATGAGTTTAAAACGACACAAATCGCTCGCCGGAATGTTGTTCAGTTTCGTTTGGGTACTGGGACTGCTTTACATCGGATTCCTGTGGTTCATGTGCCGCGTCTATGTGCCTGATGGTCATAGCTTGCTGTTGCGATACAAGGGTCCCCTCGTGTTCCATACCGCTGGTGAACCCGAACCCGGCCGACTCGCCCGCGAAGGCGAAATCGGCGTCCTCGAAGAGATGCGTGGGCCGGGCCGTCACTTTTACAACCCGATCTATTGGGAACGCACGATCGTGCCAGATCAAATCGTGTACCCCGGCCAGATCGCCGTCGTGACTAGCAAGGTAGGCACGCCGTTGCCGCCGGGTGAGTTCTTGGTGGATGGCGACTTGGACGGCGACAACCGCGCTAACCAAAAAGGCATTCTGCGAAAGGTATTCGGACCGGGTCGCTATCGTGCGAACCCTTACGCGTTCGAATTCAAAATTGTCGGTCGCGAAGTGATCAATGTTGGCAACCAAGAAAAGACGAGCGGTTGGGTCGAGATTCCAACGGGATACGTCGGTGTCGTGACGATGCAAACCGACAACACCGCGCTCGGTGTGAAAGCTGGCATCCAGGACAAGGTCATGCAGCCTGGTCTGTACCCCGTCAATCCGAAAGAACAACAGATCGACGTTATCAATGTCGGCTATCGCGAAACCAGCATCCAGGTAGCCGAGCAAACCGATAAAACCGGAAAGCCAATGTACGACGAGCAGGGCGAACCACTGGCCGTTGCCGGCACAGGGATCAACTTTCCCAGCAACGACGGCTTCGACATCCAACTGGACTTTTCGACGATCTGGGGTGTGATGCCCGATCACGCGGCGGAAATTGTCCGAACGTTCGGCAACATTGATGCTGTCCAAGAGAAAGTGATCGAACCGCAAAGCGAAAGCATTTGTCGCAACAACGGGTCCAAGATGGGCGCAGTCGAGTTGCTGATCGGTGAATCACGCGAAGAGTTTCAAACATCGGTCAGCGACGAATTCAAATCGGTGTTGGCCAGTAAGAACATCTCGCTGCTTTACGGTCTTGTCCGCCACATCTATATCCCCAAAGAAGTTCGAGAGCCGATTCAAAAGGGCTACGTCGCCGATGAACTGCGTTTGACGCGCGACGAAGAAACGAAAACCGCACGCATCGAAGCCAAGCTGCGTGAAGCCGAAAGCAAGGTTTTGCTGGAAGCCGAACGGACTCGCGTCGATACCGACCGGATGCGCGCTGGTGTGGCGGCCGAGGGCGAGAAGAAGGCCAAAGAAATCGAGGCATCCACCACACAACTGATTGCCGCGATCGATCGCGAAACGGCCGAACTGGATGCGCAAAAAACGGTCATGCTCGGTCGCGCCGAATCATCGTCCAAGCAGATTGCGGCCGAGGCGACGGCTGACAAATTCCGCTTGGCGGTGGAAGCCTTCGGTTCACCCGCCGCATTCAACAAGTGGGAGTTCGCCGAGCAATTGCCCAGCGACCTAGAACTAAAACTGTTCTACGCCGGCGAAGGAACCCTGTGGACGGACCTGAACAACATCCAGCCCACGTTGCCGCTGAAGAAGTAG
- a CDS encoding ArnT family glycosyltransferase has protein sequence MRRLATVLLLALIAVKTAAVLARGPVTIEMDAAGYWLLSTSVMGGEWLMLDQPIAFRTPMYPWFLASVRSLSGADALMWIAAIQGLLSLASVWIAARLAARITQLPRATPIALLASLPMIASLVYNATMLSETLFIFVLMVNLSAVQNYVERQSKWAALWAGVTFGITLLTRPIVLLLWTVHVAFVGLMHLRRRRLNRLASRPFPWSRRLLHGMIAAIMAFTIISPWLVRNQLLFGKPFLTEFVGRNLWIVTFQDGSGSAFPIPETDAAVLLTGRLDRVGVVDDRDLTWTVAGGLVASGLNDPQTDRLMKQVAVDAIEQDPKRFAVKAVQRIVNFWRTRSTEIPTPGIDGQFYGQRTWQYDVPMIGDVVDAMIRHRAGNLLWVNTTILFFLAAATCIVIFHRPTRMHGVWIVLIFGYFAVVTGVFEIPAYRYRMVVEPLAVCTVGAAIAILWSKRTMPAKPSSNSST, from the coding sequence TTGCGTAGATTGGCAACCGTTCTTCTGCTCGCCCTGATTGCCGTGAAAACGGCGGCGGTGCTAGCGCGCGGTCCGGTTACAATCGAAATGGATGCGGCCGGATACTGGTTGTTGTCGACCAGTGTCATGGGCGGCGAATGGTTGATGTTGGATCAACCGATTGCCTTTCGTACGCCCATGTACCCTTGGTTCTTGGCCAGCGTCCGATCGTTGTCGGGGGCCGACGCATTGATGTGGATTGCCGCGATTCAAGGATTGCTCTCTCTTGCGTCGGTTTGGATCGCGGCTCGCTTGGCGGCACGGATTACCCAGCTTCCAAGGGCGACCCCGATCGCGCTGCTGGCATCGTTGCCGATGATTGCTTCGCTGGTGTACAACGCCACGATGTTGTCCGAGACCCTGTTTATCTTTGTTTTGATGGTGAACTTGTCGGCGGTCCAGAACTATGTCGAGCGGCAATCCAAGTGGGCCGCTTTATGGGCCGGCGTGACGTTTGGAATCACGCTTCTGACTCGCCCGATCGTGTTGCTGTTGTGGACCGTCCACGTCGCATTCGTTGGGTTGATGCATCTTCGCCGTCGAAGGCTGAACCGGTTGGCGTCACGCCCATTTCCTTGGTCTCGCCGACTGCTGCACGGGATGATCGCCGCCATCATGGCGTTTACGATCATCAGTCCTTGGTTGGTCCGAAATCAGTTGCTGTTCGGCAAACCATTCTTGACGGAGTTCGTTGGTCGCAATCTGTGGATCGTTACGTTCCAAGACGGATCGGGAAGCGCCTTTCCGATTCCCGAAACGGACGCAGCGGTTTTGCTGACCGGGCGATTGGACCGCGTCGGTGTCGTTGACGATCGGGACCTGACGTGGACCGTTGCTGGCGGACTGGTGGCTTCCGGACTGAATGACCCGCAGACCGATCGGCTGATGAAGCAGGTTGCCGTCGACGCGATTGAGCAAGATCCGAAACGGTTTGCGGTCAAAGCTGTCCAGCGGATTGTCAACTTTTGGCGCACGCGATCGACCGAAATACCCACCCCAGGGATCGATGGTCAATTCTATGGCCAGCGAACGTGGCAGTACGATGTGCCGATGATCGGCGACGTTGTTGATGCGATGATTCGGCATCGGGCCGGCAACCTGTTATGGGTCAATACAACGATTCTGTTCTTCCTTGCGGCGGCAACCTGCATCGTGATTTTCCATCGACCGACGCGGATGCATGGGGTTTGGATCGTGTTGATCTTTGGCTACTTTGCCGTTGTGACAGGCGTTTTTGAAATCCCAGCTTACCGATATCGAATGGTGGTCGAACCGCTTGCGGTGTGCACGGTCGGCGCCGCGATCGCTATCCTGTGGTCTAAACGAACCATGCCCGCCAAGCCTTCTTCGAACTCATCCACGTGA
- a CDS encoding class I SAM-dependent methyltransferase, with amino-acid sequence MIRHVEAGQLCCDPVWEAAYERFETPEEEIAKFIKRLRKFGVDQLDKQSSVIELFCGRGGGLVALQRLGFTNVEGVDLSDTLLESYRGPAQLHLADCRSLPMSDATYDIAIVQGGLHHLPNLPDDLNESLSETRRILKPGGRLYVIEPWMTPFLRIAHAITDQPIVRKLYAKGDALATMTEHESETYFQWLGMPDVLMQSFSRYFDTVQCDMSWGKLAYVGKPR; translated from the coding sequence ATGATTCGGCACGTCGAAGCTGGACAGCTTTGTTGCGATCCGGTTTGGGAAGCCGCCTACGAACGGTTTGAAACACCCGAAGAAGAGATTGCGAAGTTCATCAAGCGATTGCGAAAGTTCGGCGTCGATCAACTCGACAAGCAGTCGTCCGTGATCGAACTGTTTTGCGGTCGCGGTGGCGGCTTGGTTGCTCTGCAGCGACTCGGATTCACCAACGTCGAGGGCGTCGATCTGTCGGACACGCTGCTTGAAAGTTACCGCGGCCCGGCCCAGCTTCATTTGGCGGATTGCCGTTCGTTGCCGATGTCCGACGCGACCTATGACATCGCGATCGTCCAGGGTGGGCTGCATCACTTGCCGAACTTGCCCGATGACTTGAATGAATCGCTATCGGAGACTCGCCGGATCTTGAAACCGGGCGGGCGGCTGTACGTGATCGAACCATGGATGACCCCATTCTTGCGAATCGCTCACGCGATTACCGATCAACCGATCGTTCGCAAGTTGTACGCCAAGGGAGACGCGCTGGCGACGATGACCGAGCACGAATCGGAAACGTATTTCCAGTGGCTAGGGATGCCAGACGTGCTGATGCAGTCTTTTTCTAGGTACTTCGATACCGTTCAATGTGACATGAGTTGGGGGAAGCTCGCGTACGTCGGGAAGCCACGTTGA
- a CDS encoding glycosyltransferase family 2 protein — protein MPCLNEADTLGICIEKALRAMSDAGINGEVLIADNGSTDASKSIAQSLGARTIDVAERGYGAALMHGIEASHGKYVIMGDADDSYDFLAIPAFVERLREGYDLVQGCRLPRGGGRVMPGAMPFLHRWFGNPALSWLVRQMFRIPINDVYCGMRGFTRDLYDRLDLRSPGMEFATEMIIKSGLHDATMSQVPITLHPDGRKNHGPHLRTFRDGWRTLRLFLVFSPKWTFFRPGLVLIGVAAIGYALAIPQVRIGGAALDVHTLLVASLAGLLGWQCVLLATLARIFAAREGMMPPHDRLEKLTVERGLIFGLIAAAVGAVLIGAVIVQWYRADFGRLDYPQTMRLVVPGVTLVAIGFQTAMAALMAGVLKMHRRNFSTTQSSEDAAGGSR, from the coding sequence ATGCCATGTCTCAACGAAGCCGACACGCTTGGCATCTGCATCGAAAAGGCGCTGCGTGCGATGAGCGACGCGGGCATCAACGGCGAAGTGTTGATCGCTGATAACGGCAGCACCGATGCGTCCAAGTCGATCGCCCAGTCGTTGGGGGCTCGAACGATCGACGTCGCCGAGCGAGGTTACGGTGCCGCGCTGATGCATGGCATCGAAGCATCGCATGGCAAGTACGTCATCATGGGGGATGCCGACGACAGCTACGACTTCTTGGCGATTCCCGCTTTCGTCGAACGACTGCGTGAGGGATACGATCTGGTTCAAGGGTGCCGTCTGCCTCGCGGCGGCGGCCGAGTGATGCCGGGCGCGATGCCGTTTCTGCACCGCTGGTTCGGCAACCCGGCGCTTTCGTGGTTGGTCCGGCAAATGTTTCGAATCCCAATCAACGACGTTTACTGCGGGATGCGCGGGTTTACTCGCGATCTGTACGACCGATTGGATCTGCGTTCGCCGGGGATGGAGTTCGCAACGGAAATGATCATCAAGAGCGGTCTGCACGACGCGACGATGTCCCAGGTCCCGATCACGCTGCATCCCGACGGACGCAAGAACCACGGGCCGCACTTGCGAACGTTTCGCGATGGTTGGCGGACGCTGCGATTGTTTCTGGTGTTCAGTCCCAAGTGGACGTTCTTTCGACCGGGCTTGGTTCTGATCGGTGTCGCGGCAATCGGTTACGCGCTGGCGATTCCGCAAGTTCGCATCGGTGGTGCGGCTCTGGATGTTCACACGTTGTTGGTGGCCAGCCTTGCCGGACTTCTCGGTTGGCAATGCGTGCTGCTTGCGACGCTGGCCCGCATCTTTGCCGCGCGGGAAGGTATGATGCCGCCGCATGATCGTTTGGAAAAACTAACCGTCGAACGGGGGCTCATTTTCGGATTGATCGCCGCAGCCGTCGGCGCGGTTTTGATTGGAGCGGTGATCGTCCAGTGGTACCGAGCTGATTTCGGTCGATTGGATTACCCGCAAACCATGCGATTGGTCGTTCCGGGTGTCACGTTGGTGGCGATCGGATTTCAAACCGCGATGGCGGCGCTGATGGCGGGCGTGTTGAAGATGCATCGGCGGAACTTTTCGACGACGCAATCCAGCGAAGATGCCGCCGGGGGATCGCGATGA
- a CDS encoding alginate export family protein: MQNLNLSRRRALAGFLLGSLMTGQAAFADSPAAPGVTDLSLGDLVQQVTVYSLLQDGADSVVIPEPVAIEDPVAETSDTVPAPAPVAMSAETYSQPVLMDVAPCNCCNTPCCTKEKTEAATEKMKGAYKGLFFANDFSYLNDPCYDGKPMLGDSLKGLANGKLDLGGEARVRYHNENNMRGLGLTGRDDDFWLTRLRFFANYRVNEYFRLYGEYLYADSGGEFFNNRPIEENRGEIQNLFLDTKLTDDLTLRVGRQELLLGNQRLVSPLDWANTRRTFQGVRGTYTGENWDVDGFWTNPVNRNAATEDKIDDANEDQQFYGVYGTRKGLDIGTVDAYYLGFNDDQADFSYHTIGTRVAGDTDGGLLYEFEGGVQFGSNSPGFGDHSAEFITGGLGRKLDLGDWKPTVWFWYDYASGGDDVPAARGDDSFDHLFPLAHKYNGFMDLFGRRNLHDINAQFITPLFSKKVSLLLWYHHFFLDQATTPYSVVMTPYNAGNAAVDRELGQEIDVLVNVNLNARNNVLVGYSHFNAGDYFDTTPGVASSDDADFFYFQYQTQF, from the coding sequence ATGCAAAATCTCAACCTTTCCCGCCGGCGCGCACTCGCAGGATTTCTGCTGGGCAGCCTGATGACCGGCCAAGCCGCTTTTGCGGACTCGCCTGCGGCTCCCGGAGTCACGGACTTGTCGTTGGGTGACTTGGTTCAACAAGTTACCGTGTACTCACTGTTGCAAGACGGTGCCGATTCGGTGGTGATTCCCGAGCCGGTTGCCATCGAAGATCCCGTTGCGGAAACCTCCGACACGGTGCCGGCGCCCGCGCCCGTCGCGATGTCAGCCGAAACCTATTCGCAACCTGTCTTGATGGATGTGGCTCCCTGTAACTGTTGCAACACACCGTGCTGCACCAAAGAAAAAACAGAAGCCGCGACAGAGAAGATGAAGGGTGCCTACAAGGGTTTGTTCTTCGCAAACGATTTTAGCTACCTGAACGACCCTTGCTATGACGGCAAGCCGATGCTCGGCGATTCGTTAAAGGGTTTGGCCAACGGCAAGCTGGATCTCGGCGGTGAAGCTCGTGTGCGTTACCACAATGAGAACAACATGCGCGGCCTCGGCTTGACCGGACGCGATGACGATTTCTGGCTGACTCGGTTGCGTTTCTTCGCGAACTATCGCGTCAACGAATACTTCCGACTGTACGGCGAATACCTGTATGCCGATTCGGGCGGAGAGTTCTTTAACAATCGTCCGATCGAAGAGAATCGTGGCGAGATTCAAAACTTGTTCTTGGACACCAAGTTGACGGACGACTTGACGCTTCGCGTAGGTCGCCAAGAATTGTTGTTAGGGAACCAACGCTTGGTTTCGCCTCTGGATTGGGCCAACACTCGTCGCACCTTCCAAGGTGTTCGCGGAACTTACACTGGCGAAAATTGGGACGTCGACGGATTCTGGACCAACCCGGTCAACCGAAACGCAGCGACCGAAGACAAGATTGATGATGCCAACGAAGATCAACAGTTCTACGGCGTCTATGGAACCCGCAAGGGATTAGACATCGGAACGGTTGACGCCTACTACCTAGGCTTCAACGACGATCAAGCTGATTTCAGCTATCACACGATCGGTACACGAGTCGCTGGTGATACCGATGGCGGATTGCTATACGAGTTCGAAGGCGGTGTTCAGTTCGGTTCGAACAGTCCCGGATTCGGCGACCACAGCGCCGAGTTCATCACGGGCGGTTTGGGTCGTAAGCTAGACCTGGGCGATTGGAAGCCAACCGTTTGGTTCTGGTATGACTACGCATCGGGCGGCGACGACGTTCCAGCCGCGCGTGGTGACGATAGCTTCGATCACTTGTTCCCCCTTGCACACAAGTACAACGGTTTCATGGACTTGTTCGGTCGTCGCAACTTGCACGACATCAACGCCCAGTTCATCACACCGTTGTTCAGCAAGAAGGTTTCGCTGTTGCTGTGGTATCACCACTTCTTCTTGGACCAAGCCACGACGCCGTACAGCGTTGTCATGACGCCATACAACGCGGGCAACGCAGCAGTAGATCGCGAACTGGGGCAAGAAATCGACGTTCTCGTTAACGTCAACTTGAACGCTCGCAACAACGTTTTGGTCGGTTACTCGCACTTCAATGCGGGCGACTACTTTGACACGACACCGGGCGTAGCAAGCAGCGACGACGCTGACTTCTTCTACTTCCAGTATCAAACGCAATTCTAA
- a CDS encoding SPFH domain-containing protein, with product MSSDFENFNQADAIRRLKQASRFGAVALVGIGGLIGLAVWVFLFCQIEVPSGKIAVLTKKTGQEISNEMEIVPESMSGQYKGIEEKVLTEGRYFYNPWKWDWDVVSQVEVPENRLGVRIRLYGDDLGYGNLIAEKQSEKGIFGEVLRPGRYPLNAIVYEANTEPQPTRNNFIELVELHQPVVIPAGFIGVVTLLSGPPADDPNKLIVETGKRGVQKETLDPGVYYINPYVQRVNLVDCRSQRFNLSTGGEMGFPSRDGFWVKLDGRIEFRVDPARAAEVFVTYNDGFNDRGNDAVVEEEIIQKIILPNARSFCRLRGSDNSGRDFILGEKRLEFQQDFQNTLEVLCEHQGIEIIQALITRISPPQQIALPVRQRQIAVQEAEQYVKQIEQQLSEQNLKVEQELVKQKQVLIAVEQEVVKLTVEAQRQQEVAVIGAEQRKKVAEVELAAAKDQALAITAKGKAAAEVINFENEAEAAGWKKSVEAYGDSGDEFARWVMLKKMAPSYRQLMINTADSPLMDIFSQYNVAAEKPDASDAQNNNQISGDKE from the coding sequence ATGTCGTCAGATTTCGAGAATTTCAACCAGGCCGACGCCATCCGGCGATTGAAGCAGGCCAGCCGCTTCGGGGCGGTCGCTTTGGTCGGGATCGGCGGATTGATCGGATTAGCCGTGTGGGTCTTTCTGTTCTGCCAGATCGAAGTGCCCAGCGGAAAGATCGCGGTGCTGACCAAGAAGACCGGCCAAGAAATCTCCAACGAGATGGAAATCGTGCCCGAGAGCATGTCGGGACAATACAAAGGCATCGAAGAAAAGGTGCTGACCGAGGGACGCTATTTCTATAACCCTTGGAAGTGGGATTGGGATGTCGTCAGCCAAGTCGAAGTGCCCGAGAACCGATTGGGCGTTCGGATTCGCTTGTACGGTGACGACCTCGGATACGGCAACCTGATTGCTGAAAAGCAAAGCGAGAAAGGCATCTTCGGTGAAGTACTTCGCCCCGGACGTTATCCCCTCAATGCGATTGTCTACGAAGCCAATACCGAACCGCAGCCGACGCGAAACAACTTCATCGAATTGGTCGAGTTGCATCAGCCGGTCGTCATCCCTGCCGGTTTCATCGGCGTCGTGACGCTGTTGTCGGGACCGCCGGCCGATGACCCGAATAAGTTGATCGTTGAAACGGGCAAGCGAGGCGTTCAAAAAGAAACGCTCGATCCGGGTGTCTACTACATCAACCCCTACGTTCAACGCGTCAACTTGGTTGACTGCCGCAGCCAGCGATTCAACCTTTCGACGGGCGGTGAAATGGGTTTCCCCAGCCGTGACGGGTTCTGGGTCAAATTGGATGGACGGATCGAGTTTCGCGTCGATCCGGCGCGTGCCGCCGAAGTGTTTGTGACCTACAACGACGGATTCAATGACCGTGGTAATGACGCCGTCGTCGAAGAAGAAATCATCCAAAAAATCATTCTGCCGAACGCGCGTTCGTTCTGTCGGCTACGCGGCAGCGATAATTCCGGACGCGACTTCATCCTGGGTGAAAAGCGATTGGAGTTTCAACAAGACTTCCAAAACACTTTGGAAGTTCTGTGCGAACACCAAGGCATCGAGATCATCCAAGCGTTGATCACGCGAATCTCACCACCTCAACAAATCGCCCTACCCGTTCGCCAACGACAAATCGCTGTTCAAGAAGCCGAACAGTATGTCAAGCAAATCGAACAGCAACTCAGTGAACAGAATCTAAAAGTTGAACAAGAACTGGTCAAACAGAAACAAGTCCTGATTGCCGTCGAACAAGAGGTGGTCAAGTTGACCGTCGAAGCTCAACGTCAACAGGAAGTCGCGGTCATCGGCGCCGAACAACGCAAGAAAGTCGCCGAAGTCGAATTGGCAGCCGCCAAGGACCAAGCTCTGGCGATCACCGCCAAGGGGAAAGCCGCCGCGGAAGTCATCAACTTCGAAAACGAAGCCGAAGCGGCGGGATGGAAGAAGTCCGTCGAAGCGTACGGCGATAGTGGCGACGAATTTGCTCGCTGGGTGATGCTGAAAAAGATGGCGCCAAGCTACCGCCAACTGATGATCAACACCGCCGACAGCCCGCTGATGGACATCTTCAGCCAATACAACGTCGCCGCTGAGAAACCAGACGCAAGCGACGCACAAAACAACAACCAAATTTCGGGAGACAAAGAATGA
- a CDS encoding ribonuclease R family protein — protein MDISNELADRLMRLVVSVDYRPSKPKQIASMLSLDGDGYRELRRVVKQLVLEGRLVYGSNHLVLSTGSIGGPQDSVRGTFRRAMGGGFGFLRPNHSGDASADLMEDLFVPPGSTGGALEGDLVEAKVRPSRKGGNEAVVTAVLERARRQFTGTFQVIGGKPVVFLDGTPYEQPVSVGDVRGLPLENDDKVFVEIVEYPLDDGSGGEAVILERLGSSSNPAIDTLTIMRQYALPDEFPDAVLDDARKQADAFKDGVVPEGRKDLTKLLTITIDPFDARDFDDAISLEREEGRWRLWVHIADVSHFVPIGGALDEEAKQRATSVYLPDRVIPMIPEIISNHLASLQPDKIRLVKTVEIEMLDDLTITHTEVHNAAIHSDMRLNYEQVDQFLASPDTFRDKWGEPVCDLLLRMHKLAMQMRKARFKGGALSMDMPEIKLEFDRSGKVKGAFRTENTESHQIIEEFMLAGNQAVATWLDDLGLGYLHRIHPSPERRKLRQLAMFCKDLGLKVENVESRFEIQAVLDMVAGTPLEDAVNFAVLKSMNKAVYGPQTDGHYALDMEHYCHFTSPIRRYPDLTVHRLVQKLLDGVKTPDDPFPSLVKLGFHCSDMERNAAQAERDLIELKLLHFLKKHIGETMEAVISRVFADGIHARCIKLPVDGFVPITTLPDDKYRFERRGNILQGAKEGNRYRLGDLLTVRVAKVDLQDRQLYLEVIKNQTARGESQSASKSSTSKSGSSKPKYKAKRQKERREKKKKHKNR, from the coding sequence ATGGATATTTCAAATGAATTGGCTGATCGCTTGATGCGATTGGTCGTCTCGGTGGATTACCGACCGAGCAAACCCAAACAAATCGCGTCGATGCTTAGCCTCGATGGGGATGGGTACCGCGAACTCCGACGCGTGGTCAAGCAGTTAGTGCTAGAAGGTCGGTTGGTGTACGGATCGAACCACTTGGTGCTGAGCACCGGCAGCATCGGTGGTCCGCAAGACTCCGTTCGCGGAACATTCCGCCGTGCGATGGGTGGCGGCTTCGGATTCTTACGTCCCAACCACTCGGGCGATGCGAGCGCCGATCTGATGGAGGATCTGTTCGTGCCACCGGGATCGACCGGCGGCGCGCTCGAGGGCGACCTGGTCGAAGCCAAGGTCCGTCCCAGCCGCAAAGGCGGCAACGAAGCAGTTGTCACCGCAGTACTGGAGCGTGCTCGCCGACAATTCACCGGCACGTTTCAAGTGATCGGTGGAAAGCCGGTCGTGTTCCTGGACGGCACGCCCTACGAACAACCGGTATCGGTCGGCGATGTGCGTGGCTTGCCGCTGGAAAACGACGACAAGGTGTTTGTCGAAATCGTCGAGTACCCGCTGGACGATGGTTCGGGCGGCGAAGCGGTGATCTTGGAACGCTTGGGTAGCAGCAGCAATCCGGCGATCGACACACTAACGATCATGCGGCAATACGCGCTGCCCGACGAGTTCCCCGACGCGGTTCTGGACGACGCCCGGAAACAGGCCGATGCCTTCAAAGACGGTGTCGTGCCCGAGGGCCGCAAAGACTTGACGAAGTTGTTGACGATCACAATCGACCCGTTCGACGCTCGCGACTTTGACGATGCGATTTCGCTGGAACGCGAAGAAGGTCGTTGGCGATTGTGGGTACACATCGCCGACGTCAGCCACTTTGTTCCGATCGGCGGCGCGCTTGACGAGGAAGCCAAGCAACGCGCGACCAGCGTCTACTTGCCCGATCGCGTCATCCCGATGATTCCGGAGATCATCAGCAACCACTTGGCCAGTTTGCAACCGGACAAAATCCGCTTGGTCAAAACGGTCGAGATCGAGATGCTGGACGATTTGACGATCACGCATACCGAAGTTCACAACGCCGCCATCCACAGCGACATGCGGTTGAATTACGAACAAGTCGATCAGTTCTTGGCGTCGCCCGACACGTTCCGCGATAAGTGGGGCGAACCGGTTTGCGATTTGTTGTTGCGGATGCACAAGTTGGCCATGCAGATGCGGAAAGCTCGCTTCAAAGGCGGCGCGCTGTCGATGGACATGCCCGAGATCAAGTTGGAATTTGATCGATCGGGAAAAGTCAAAGGTGCGTTCCGTACCGAGAACACCGAAAGCCACCAGATCATCGAAGAGTTCATGTTGGCCGGCAACCAAGCCGTCGCGACGTGGCTGGACGACTTGGGGCTGGGGTACTTGCACCGCATTCACCCGTCGCCGGAACGACGCAAGCTGCGGCAACTCGCAATGTTTTGCAAAGACCTTGGTCTGAAGGTCGAGAACGTCGAGAGTCGTTTCGAGATTCAAGCGGTGTTGGACATGGTCGCGGGCACGCCGTTGGAAGACGCGGTCAACTTTGCCGTGCTAAAGAGCATGAACAAAGCGGTGTACGGTCCGCAAACCGACGGCCACTACGCGCTGGACATGGAACACTATTGTCACTTCACCAGCCCCATTCGCCGCTATCCGGATTTGACAGTCCATCGCTTGGTGCAAAAGTTGCTCGATGGTGTGAAGACACCCGATGATCCATTCCCATCGCTGGTGAAGTTAGGTTTTCACTGCAGCGACATGGAACGCAATGCGGCCCAGGCCGAACGTGACTTGATCGAGTTGAAGCTGCTGCACTTCTTGAAAAAGCACATCGGCGAAACGATGGAAGCGGTCATCAGCCGCGTGTTCGCCGACGGCATCCACGCCCGATGCATCAAGTTGCCTGTCGATGGATTTGTGCCGATCACGACATTGCCCGACGACAAGTATCGGTTCGAACGCCGCGGCAACATCCTGCAGGGGGCCAAAGAAGGCAACCGATATCGGCTGGGAGACCTGTTGACGGTCCGAGTCGCCAAAGTCGATTTGCAAGATCGGCAGTTGTATTTGGAAGTCATCAAGAACCAGACCGCCCGCGGCGAATCGCAATCGGCATCGAAGTCGAGTACATCGAAGTCGGGTTCTTCCAAGCCGAAGTACAAGGCAAAACGCCAAAAAGAACGGCGAGAGAAAAAGAAGAAGCATAAGAATCGATAA